The Astatotilapia calliptera chromosome 17, fAstCal1.2, whole genome shotgun sequence genome has a segment encoding these proteins:
- the LOC113009723 gene encoding G2/M phase-specific E3 ubiquitin-protein ligase-like isoform X2, giving the protein MACGKKPVSLVIKENIEMKVFSSKEPCKVLITQEEEEEYSVHQRYMASPLFSNSEEAPEQQVQTQPRHQAETDSPDQEEPHCSAVVCKQEVEIELEVIPSIRKSKSHPAMPYSNKAGHLKWKRLIPQKKSLVVKDVVCLPRGHSMSQLDRQIVPKNKDQAALEAMMMTARITIDHSWSATQVKGRLAMLFQGHFVKQAGQKFSFTYLQCVQSSRVLFVPDTPSEGWTGEQVLRISEHGALYILSHHDYSETESEGSASETLVVKRDTKKSTVDLDTILRAFRQENVDPGLKTHIQVRRTDLLHGALEVVRRPDFCFRATPVISFSGEEPDSHEAPVREFFRLMLLELQHSCVFEGLPGSLFMTCNFTALEERKYYEAGVLIGWSLAQGGPGLCCLHPALYQVMCCHSITLEDFNWRDIIDTEVQIQLKELHSCTDVKLLSPSLCDWVSRCGIPEICSANSDEMPAIYSRLVKHYIYDRVTKMISQFTEGLNSCGGLWDMVQSHWEIFAPVMTSAPQQPLSLEEFKQLFTISFSTSDAQLRADEEATAGHWETILTLVRDGKAEFSFEDLLTFITGADRLPPLGFPRFISLCFYSQDASMQDLRLPHAASSSLELYLPRGVAGAVDLLALLNRAVHKVLRDGEDN; this is encoded by the exons ATGGCGTGTGGGAAGAAACCAGTGTCACTGgtcattaaagaaaacattgaAATGAAAGTGTTTTCTTCCAAGGAGCCCTGTAAGGTCTTGATAacacaggaggaagaggaggaataCAGCGTTCACCAG CGATACATGGCGAGTCCTCTGTTCTCCAACTCCGAGGAAGCCCCTGAGCAGCAGGTCCAAACTCAACCCAGACACCAGGCTGAAACAGATTCCCCAGACCAGGAAGAACCTCACTGCTCTGCTGTGGTCTGCAAACAAGAAGTAGAGATAGAGCTGGAG GTGATTCCTTCTATCAGAAAGTCAAAGAGTCATCCAGCAATG CCATATTCTAACAAAGCTGGTCATCTCAAATGGAAGAGACTGATTCCTCAGAAGAAAAGCCTGGTGGTTAAAGACGTGGTCTGTTTACCCAGAGGACACTCTATGTCACAGCTggacag ACAAATAGTTCCAAAGAATAAAGACCAAGCAGCTCTGGAAGCCATGATGATGACTGCTCGCATCACCATTGACCACAGCTGGTCAGCCACTCAGGTGAAGGGTCGACTGGCGATGCTCTTTCAGGGGCACTTTGTAAAACAGGCAGGACAAAAGTTTTCATTTACATATCTGCAG TGTGTGCAGAGCTCCAGAGTGCTGTTTGTCCCTGACACCCCTTCAGAGGGCTGGACTGGAGAGCAGGTCCTCAGGATCTCTGAACATGGTGCTTTATATATCCTGAGCCACCACGACTACTCAGAG ACAGAATCTGAAGGGTCAGCAAGTGAGACACTTGTGGTAAAAAG GGATACAAAGAAG TCCACTGTTGACCTGGACACCATCCTGAGAGCGTTCAGACAGGAGAACGTAGATCCAGGATTGAAAACTCACATCCAGGTGAGGCGGACAGATCTACTCCACGGCGCTCTGGAGGTGGTGAGGAGGCCCGACTTCTGCTTCAGGGCGACGCCTGTTATCTCCTTCAGTGGAGAAGAGCCCGACAGCCACGAGGCCCCTGTCAGGGAGTTTTTCAG GCTGAtgctgctggagctgcagcacagctgtgtgtttgagggtcTTCCAGGAAGTCTGTTCATGACCTGCAACTTCACAGCTCTTGAGGAGAGGAAGTACTATGAAGCTGGGGTTCTCATTGGCTGGTCGCTGGCTCAGGGTGGGCCTGGACTTTGTTGCCTTCACCCTGCATTGTATCAG GTGATGTGTTGCCACAGTATAACATTAGAAGACTTCAACTGGCGGGACATTATTGATACCGAAGTCCAAATCCAACTGAAAGAG ctacatAGTTGTACTGATGTAAAGCTGCTGTCTCCCAGTCTGTGCGACTGGGTGTCACGCTGTGGGATCCCTGAGATCTGTTCAGCCAACTCTGATGAAATGCCAGCCATTTATAGTCGCCTGGTAAAACACTACATCTACGACAG GGTGACTAAAATGATCTCCCAGTTTACTGAGGGGCTGAATAGCTGTGGTGGGCTGTGGGACATGGTTCAGTCCCACTGGGAAATTTTTGCCCCAGTTATGACGAGTGCACCGCAGCAGCCTCTGAGTCTGGAAGAGTTCAAGCAGCTTTTTACCATCAGCTTTAGCACTTCAGATGCCCAACTGAGGGCAGATGAGGAGGCCACAGCTGGACACTGGGAAACAATCCTCACTTTAGTGCGTG ACGGCAAGGCAGAGTTTTCCTTTGAAGACCTCCTCACCTTCATCACAGGAGCTGACCGTTTGCCTCCTCTTGGCTTCCCCAGAttcatttctctgtgtttttactcTCAG gATGCCAGCATGCAAGATTTGCGCCTGCCTCATGCCGCCTCCTCTTCTCTGGAGCTCTACCTGCCAAGGGGAGTGGCTGGGGCTGTGGACCTGCTGGCCCTGTTAAACAGAGCTGTGCACAAGGTGCTGCGAGACGGAGAGGACAACTGA
- the LOC113009723 gene encoding G2/M phase-specific E3 ubiquitin-protein ligase-like isoform X1: MACGKKPVSLVIKENIEMKVFSSKEPCKVLITQEEEEEYSVHQRYMASPLFSNSEEAPEQQVQTQPRHQAETDSPDQEEPHCSAVVCKQEVEIELEVIPSIRKSKSHPAMPYSNKAGHLKWKRLIPQKKSLVVKDVVCLPRGHSMSQLDRQIVPKNKDQAALEAMMMTARITIDHSWSATQVKGRLAMLFQGHFVKQAGQKFSFTYLQCVQSSRVLFVPDTPSEGWTGEQVLRISEHGALYILSHHDYSETESEGSASETLVVKSTDSCQDGKSELIIKPSICRDTKKSTVDLDTILRAFRQENVDPGLKTHIQVRRTDLLHGALEVVRRPDFCFRATPVISFSGEEPDSHEAPVREFFRLMLLELQHSCVFEGLPGSLFMTCNFTALEERKYYEAGVLIGWSLAQGGPGLCCLHPALYQVMCCHSITLEDFNWRDIIDTEVQIQLKELHSCTDVKLLSPSLCDWVSRCGIPEICSANSDEMPAIYSRLVKHYIYDRVTKMISQFTEGLNSCGGLWDMVQSHWEIFAPVMTSAPQQPLSLEEFKQLFTISFSTSDAQLRADEEATAGHWETILTLVRDGKAEFSFEDLLTFITGADRLPPLGFPRFISLCFYSQDASMQDLRLPHAASSSLELYLPRGVAGAVDLLALLNRAVHKVLRDGEDN, translated from the exons ATGGCGTGTGGGAAGAAACCAGTGTCACTGgtcattaaagaaaacattgaAATGAAAGTGTTTTCTTCCAAGGAGCCCTGTAAGGTCTTGATAacacaggaggaagaggaggaataCAGCGTTCACCAG CGATACATGGCGAGTCCTCTGTTCTCCAACTCCGAGGAAGCCCCTGAGCAGCAGGTCCAAACTCAACCCAGACACCAGGCTGAAACAGATTCCCCAGACCAGGAAGAACCTCACTGCTCTGCTGTGGTCTGCAAACAAGAAGTAGAGATAGAGCTGGAG GTGATTCCTTCTATCAGAAAGTCAAAGAGTCATCCAGCAATG CCATATTCTAACAAAGCTGGTCATCTCAAATGGAAGAGACTGATTCCTCAGAAGAAAAGCCTGGTGGTTAAAGACGTGGTCTGTTTACCCAGAGGACACTCTATGTCACAGCTggacag ACAAATAGTTCCAAAGAATAAAGACCAAGCAGCTCTGGAAGCCATGATGATGACTGCTCGCATCACCATTGACCACAGCTGGTCAGCCACTCAGGTGAAGGGTCGACTGGCGATGCTCTTTCAGGGGCACTTTGTAAAACAGGCAGGACAAAAGTTTTCATTTACATATCTGCAG TGTGTGCAGAGCTCCAGAGTGCTGTTTGTCCCTGACACCCCTTCAGAGGGCTGGACTGGAGAGCAGGTCCTCAGGATCTCTGAACATGGTGCTTTATATATCCTGAGCCACCACGACTACTCAGAG ACAGAATCTGAAGGGTCAGCAAGTGAGACACTTGTGGTAAAAAG caCAGACAGCTGCCAAGATGGTAAAAGTGAGCTAATAATCAAGCCTAGCATCTGCAGGGATACAAAGAAG TCCACTGTTGACCTGGACACCATCCTGAGAGCGTTCAGACAGGAGAACGTAGATCCAGGATTGAAAACTCACATCCAGGTGAGGCGGACAGATCTACTCCACGGCGCTCTGGAGGTGGTGAGGAGGCCCGACTTCTGCTTCAGGGCGACGCCTGTTATCTCCTTCAGTGGAGAAGAGCCCGACAGCCACGAGGCCCCTGTCAGGGAGTTTTTCAG GCTGAtgctgctggagctgcagcacagctgtgtgtttgagggtcTTCCAGGAAGTCTGTTCATGACCTGCAACTTCACAGCTCTTGAGGAGAGGAAGTACTATGAAGCTGGGGTTCTCATTGGCTGGTCGCTGGCTCAGGGTGGGCCTGGACTTTGTTGCCTTCACCCTGCATTGTATCAG GTGATGTGTTGCCACAGTATAACATTAGAAGACTTCAACTGGCGGGACATTATTGATACCGAAGTCCAAATCCAACTGAAAGAG ctacatAGTTGTACTGATGTAAAGCTGCTGTCTCCCAGTCTGTGCGACTGGGTGTCACGCTGTGGGATCCCTGAGATCTGTTCAGCCAACTCTGATGAAATGCCAGCCATTTATAGTCGCCTGGTAAAACACTACATCTACGACAG GGTGACTAAAATGATCTCCCAGTTTACTGAGGGGCTGAATAGCTGTGGTGGGCTGTGGGACATGGTTCAGTCCCACTGGGAAATTTTTGCCCCAGTTATGACGAGTGCACCGCAGCAGCCTCTGAGTCTGGAAGAGTTCAAGCAGCTTTTTACCATCAGCTTTAGCACTTCAGATGCCCAACTGAGGGCAGATGAGGAGGCCACAGCTGGACACTGGGAAACAATCCTCACTTTAGTGCGTG ACGGCAAGGCAGAGTTTTCCTTTGAAGACCTCCTCACCTTCATCACAGGAGCTGACCGTTTGCCTCCTCTTGGCTTCCCCAGAttcatttctctgtgtttttactcTCAG gATGCCAGCATGCAAGATTTGCGCCTGCCTCATGCCGCCTCCTCTTCTCTGGAGCTCTACCTGCCAAGGGGAGTGGCTGGGGCTGTGGACCTGCTGGCCCTGTTAAACAGAGCTGTGCACAAGGTGCTGCGAGACGGAGAGGACAACTGA
- the LOC113009447 gene encoding GATA zinc finger domain-containing protein 14-like: MSAGIFSDIFGTNNHNCSTNHNNYNCSTSNHNCSANHYNCTNNHYNCNANRNCSTNHTCVTNNHCSTNNHYNCSTSNYNCSANHYNCTNNHYNCNANRNCSTNHTCVTNNHCSTNNHYNCSTSNHNCSTNHYNCTNNHYNCNANRNCSTNHTCITNNHCSTNNHYNCSTSNHNCSAIHYNCTTNNNHYSCSTGNHNCNSNHNYCTNNHNTNHHYNCSTNHHYNYNTNHNCSTGNHNCSTNEYNYSNNHNCTTNHHYNYSTNQHNYNTNHNCSTNNHNCIPTGPQALAHLKIKMTTYGQVSNATIIALLEQFNTKVLNGIPHILSVTNIKKVGA, translated from the exons ATGTCTGCTGGCATATTTTCAGACATCTTTGGCACAAA caaccacaactgcagcaccaaccacaacaactacAACTGCAGCACCAGCAACCATAACTGCAGCGCCAACCACTACAACTGCACCAACAACCACTACAACTGCAACGCTAACCGCAACTGCAGCACCAACCACACCTGCGTCACCAACAACCACTGCAGCACCAACAACCACTACAACTGCAGCACCAGCAACTATAACTGCAGCGCCAACCACTACAACTGCACCAACAACCACTACAACTGCAACGCTAACCGCAACTGCAGCACCAACCACACCTGCGTCACCAACAACCACTGCAGCACCAACAACCACTACAACTGCAGCACCAGCAACCATAACTGCagcaccaaccactacaactgCACCAACAACCACTACAACTGCAACGCTAACCGCAACTGCAGCACCAACCACACCTGCATCACCAACAACCACTGCAGCACCAACAACCACTACAACTGCAGCACCAGCAACCATAACTGCAGCGCCATTCACTACAACtgcaccaccaacaacaaccactacAGCTGCAGCACCGGCAACCATAACTGCAACAGTAACCACAACTactgcaccaacaaccacaacactaACCACCACTACAACTGCAGCACCAACCACCACTACAACTATAACaccaaccacaactgcagcaccggcaaccacaactgcagcaccAACGAATACAACTAcagcaacaaccacaactgcactACCAACCACCACTACAACTACAGCACCAACCAACACAACTACAACACCAACCATAACTgcagcaccaacaaccacaactgca ttccaACAGGCCCACAAGCACTTGCACATCTAAAGATAAAGATGACTACATACGGGCAGGTTAGCAATGCAACCATCATTGCCCTTCTTGAACAG TTTAACACCAAGGTCCTGAATGGTATACCCCACATTCTCTCTgtgacaaacattaaaaaagttgGAGCATAA